A window of Vigna unguiculata cultivar IT97K-499-35 chromosome 4, ASM411807v1, whole genome shotgun sequence contains these coding sequences:
- the LOC114180515 gene encoding uncharacterized protein LOC114180515 translates to MEDFMRHKPSKFASKSSPDEADAWLKECEKICRVIDCTDDQRLSFVSFLLVADAEYWWTGMQQLIQTRGEEVTWTSFRERFLEKYFPVSARHEREAEFLTFQQGNLTVQAYTDRFEYLARFYTPTVTEDWRCRKYKDGLKHELHRFIVPLRIREFPVLVEQAKAVEQLEIGPNKGARPQKTTSDSRQQKKPYDRPQRSAKKLQCYNCGGEHYRREFPKPSGSSNGGGGGSGSTDKCYLCDQMGHFARHCPNKKPTGGAPAKKPVGDRPRAPGHVFALTTTEAAQSGNLVQTTCLLFDHEVVVLYDSGATHSFVSNECMRRLDLVMRELACELIVATPTSGEVSTTSVCVGCPIEVAGRRFKVNLICLPMEGLDVILGMDWLASNHVVIDCGQRRVVFPDAEGLELISSNQAEKEIESGATCFMIVAQTEKKSTAKKISLIPVVDEYA, encoded by the coding sequence ATGGAGGACTTTATGAGACATAAGCCCTCCAAGTTTGCGAGCAAATCCTCTCCAGATGAAGCCGATGCTTGGCTTAAAGAGTGTGAGAAAATCTGTCGGGTGATTGATTGTACAGATGATCAGAGGCTTTCATTTGTCTCTTTCCTGCTGGTAGCTGACGCAGAGTACTGGTGGACAGGCATGCAGCAACTCATACAGACCCGGGGGGAGGAGGTTACATGGACTTCCTTCAGAGAGAGATTTCTGGAGAAATATTTTCCAGTTAGTGCCAGGCATGAGAGGGAGGCAGAATTCCTCACATTCCAGCAGGGGAACCTGACTGTGCAGGCATACACAGACAGGTTCGAGTATTTGGCCAGGTTCTACACACCTACTGTTACCGAGGACTGGAGATGCCGAAAATATAAGGACGGGTTGAAACACGAGTTGCACCGCTTTATTGTACCTCTCCGGATCAGGGAGTTCCCAGTTTTGGTGGAGCAGGCCAAGGCTGTAGAGCAGCTGGAGATAGGGCCCAACAAAGGGGCTCGACCACAGAAGACTACCTCGGATTCACGGCAGCAGAAGAAGCCGTATGATAGGCCACAAAGATCGGCTAAGAAACTACAGTGCTACAACTGTGGTGGGGAGCATTATCGGAGGGAATTTCCAAAACCCTCAGGCAGTTCCaacggtggtggtggtggtagtggtagCACTGACAAGTGCTACCTTTGTGATCAGATGGGCCATTTTGCACGACACTGCCCGAATAAGAAACCAACTGGAGGTGCACCAGCGAAGAAACCAGTAGGGGATCGACCTAGAGCCCCTGGTCATGTTTTTGCCTTGACGACTACCGAGGCCGCCCAGTCAGGTAACCTCGTGCAGACTACTTGTTTGTTATTTGACCATGAGGTTGTTGTGTTGTATGACTCAGGAGCTACCCATTCATTCGTATCCAATGAATGCATGAGGAGGCTCGATCTAGTAATGCGAGAGCTGGCGTGCGAATTAATTGTTGCGACACCAACGTCgggagaggtatccaccacgTCTGTCTGTGTGGGATGCCCTATAGAGGTGGCAGGCCGCaggttcaaggtgaatctcatTTGCTTACCAATGGAAGGGTTAGATGTGATTCTGGGTATGGATTGGTTGGCCAGCAACCATGTGGTGATTGATTGCGGGCAACGCAGGGTGGTGTTTCCAGATGCAGAAGGACTGGAATTGATATCATCCAACCAAGCAGAGAAGGAGATTGAATCGGGGGCTACATGTTTTATGATAGTAGCTCAGACGGAGAAGAAGAGTACTGCCAAGAAGATTAGTCTGATTCCTGTGGTGGATGAATACgcgtag